Proteins encoded in a region of the Planococcus citri chromosome 1, ihPlaCitr1.1, whole genome shotgun sequence genome:
- the Vps16A gene encoding vacuolar protein sorting-associated protein 16 homolog, with protein sequence MTALLTADWDTYGNDGYFRKVEIYEMGWYKEVNLDNAVIIPARFGGPIAVIRDRVKPGRTALKGIGKPNIAIYSSSGQLISSFVWNSGQLIKLGWSSTEELLCVQENGEVLRYSIYGKYIHAFRMGSEVEDTKVIDAHIFHTAVGTGVCVLTGAYRLFVTNSTVEVKVRKLVEIPGTMDLPNSWTVISEERQTFVLLSKTTELFYISEAQVIQKSIDGKSEERGSIVTDISVSPCYKHVALYNSQEQLWIGSSNLRQHYRSLDMRNSGRPSQLTWCGSEAVVGCWDDSVLIIGRTEDRLQYLYHYPVKLVPEIDCVRVISTFTTEIIQPVPTVILELYRLNSTSPGCYLFEASKQFQKKSHHADEYIRIVTPHLNTAINQCVEAASHEFKPENQKMLMKAAQFGKTFAENFDSDEYVKMCRTLRVLNAVRDPKIGIFLTYPQFECLTLKNLLDRLILRRLYYVAIEAAKYMRLSNEEGSTRILEHWAFYKVSQADSDKEHVAKEIANKLGQSSGVSYINIARAAIKSGRITLAVKLIDYEPRPALQVALLLELERYTEALDKAVDSGNTDLINIVIVTMQRKMTMKEFQLEVRKESSVYALYKKHCKERNKEALLNIYRQEDDNNEIAAIHVRNAYCPENFSMRGTHLESAREYYKKARNEVNMILCEEQKRLLAKQKEFEDKFKREFIDLSLQDTIYRLFILKEYKLAEDMQINYRISDRKFWRLKIEALAELKDWIELDRFSRLRKSPIGYEPFIDVCLKYDNKSEATKYVGRIKEENKIKYLVKLKLFTEAIKLAELQNDFEALQFIKTNGNITAKQEAENVLSKMNGTS encoded by the exons ATGACCGCTCTACTAACTGCCGACTGGGATACGTATGGCAATGATGGATATTTTCG aaaagtcgAAATATATGAAATGGGGTGGTATAAAGAGGTGAATCTTGATAATGCTGTCATCATTCCTGCTAGATTTGGTGGACCCATAGCTGTCATAAGAGATCGTGTTAAACCTGGTAGAACAGCTTTAAAAGGTATAGGCAAACCTAATATTGCCATTTACTCATCGTCTGGTCAATTGATTTCATCTTTTGTG TGGAACAGTGGTCAATTAATAAAACTTGGTTGGTCTTCTACCGAAGAGTTACTATGTGTGCAAGAAAACGGCGAAGTGCTTCGTTACAGTATTTATGGCAAATACATCCACGCGTTTAGAATGGGATCG GAAGTCGAAGATACAAAAGTTATTGATGCACATATATTCCATACGGCTGTGGGTACCGGTGTTTGTGTGCTTACTGGAGCTTATAGATTATTCGTGACAAACAGTACTGTAGAAGTTAAAGTTAGAAAATTAGTTGAAATCCCTG GGACTATGGATTTACCGAATTCGTGGACTGTAATAAGTGAAGAAAGACAGACTTTTGTATTATTATCAAAAACTACTGAATTATTTTATATCTCCGAAGCTCAAGTTATCCAAAAA AGTATTGATGGTAAAAGTGAAGAAAGAGGAAGCATAGTCACCGATATCTCGGTATCACCGTGTTACAAACACGTTGCTTTGTATAATAGTCAAGAACAGCTGTGGATCGGATCTTCTAACTTGAGACAACATTATCGTAGTCTTGATATGAGAAATTCTGGAAGACCTTCTCAACTCACTTG GTGTGGTTCCGAAGCTGTGGTTGGATGTTGGGATGATTCGGTTTTGATTATAGGCCGAACTGAAGATAGATTACAATACCTGTATCACTATCCTGTAAAATTAGTTCCTGAAATAGACTGTGTGCGAGTCATATCAACCTTTACTACTGAAATCATCCAACCTGTTCCTACTGTGATATTAGAATTATATCGTTTAAATAGTACCAGTCCTGGTTGTTACTTATTTGAAGCTTCGAAACAATTCCAA aaaaaaagtcatcacGCAGATGAATACATCCGTATAGTTACTCCTCATTTGAATACGGCTATAAATCAATGCGTCGAAGCTGCAAGTCACGAATTCaaacctgaaaatcaaaaaatgctcatGAAA GCTGCTCAATTTGGGAAAACATTTGCCGAAAATTTCGACTCTGATGAATACGTTAAAATGTGTCGAACGTTACGAGTTCTCAATGCTGTTCGTGATCCGAAAATAGGGATATTTCTGACATATCCTCA ATTTGAATGCCtcactttaaaaaatcttcTCGATAGATTAATTCTTAGACGACTTTACTACGTAGCAATTGAAGCTGCAAAATATATGCGTTTAAGTAACGAAGAAGGTTCCACTCGGATTTTGGAACATTGGGCGTTTTATAAAGTTTCGCAGGCTGATTCTGATAAAGAACATGTGGCTAAAGAGATAGCCAATAAATTAGGCCAAAGTTCCGGTGTATCTTATATCAACATAGCTAGAGCAGCTATAAAATCTGGTCGTATTACTCTCGCTGTGAAG TTGATTGATTATGAACCTCGGCCAGCTCTGCAAGTAGCTTTGTTATTAGAATTGGAAAGGTATACAGAGGCTTTAGATAAAGCTGTTGACAGCGGTAATACGGATCTGATTAATATAGTCATTGTTACCATGCAACGAAAAATGACTATGAAAGAGTTtcaa CTGGAAGTTCGAAAAGAGTCATCAGTTTATGCCTTGTATAAAAAACATTGTAAAGAACGTAACAAAGAAGCTCTGCTCAACATTTATCGACAAGAGGACGATAACAACGAAATAGCCGCGATCCATGTACGAAATGCCTATTGTCCTGAG aATTTCTCAATGAGAGGCACCCACCTGGAGAGCGCTCGTGAATACTACAAAAAAGCTAGGAACGAAGTAAACATGATTCTATGCGAAGAACAAAAGAGATTGTTAGCCAAACAGAAAGAATTTGAGGATAAATTTAAAAGAGAGTTTATCGATTTATCTCTTCAAGATACTATTTAtagattatttattttaaaagagTATAAACTTGCCGAGGATATGCAGATAAATTATCGTATTTCTGACCGAAA ATTTTggagattgaaaattgaagcattAGCTGAACTAAAAGATTGGATAGAGCTCGATCGATTTTCACGACTTCGAAAATCACCTATTGGTTATGAG CCGTTTATCGACGTTTGTTTAAAATACGATAATAAATCGGAAGCTACAAAATACGTGGGCAGGATCAAAGAAGAGAACAAAATTAAATATCTCGTCAAATTGAA GTTATTCACTGAAGCTATAAAACTGGCGGAACTTCAGAACGATTTTGAAGCTCTTCAGTTTATTAAGACTAACGGTAATATTACAGCTAAACAAGAAGCAGAAAATGTGTTGTCCAAAATGAACGGAACAAGTTAA